In the genome of Ananas comosus cultivar F153 linkage group 11, ASM154086v1, whole genome shotgun sequence, one region contains:
- the LOC109716960 gene encoding LOW QUALITY PROTEIN: gibberellin 2-beta-dioxygenase-like (The sequence of the model RefSeq protein was modified relative to this genomic sequence to represent the inferred CDS: inserted 2 bases in 1 codon), which produces MVVLAEPGADQISVVRSPKPTPYFSAIPVVDLAAPGSAEAVVGACEEFGFFKVTNHGIAAELIDRLEAVAVEFFALPPAEKXSSRARANGDVGWLEYLLLAIGSASAGSPSSIAFLRESSSLAFRSALGEYVAAVEKLACDVLERMAEGLKIEPRNAFSRLITDEDSDQFFRVNHYPPCPLLNGFGCSLTGFGEHTDPQILSLLRSNNTAGLQIALRDGRWVAVPSDRDSFFINVGDALQVMTNGRFRSVRHRVLADGLKSRVSMIFFGGPPLSQRIAPLPQLMREGEQSLYKEFTWGEYKKAAYNSRLADNRLGQFEKK; this is translated from the exons ATGGTGGTCTTAGCCGAGCCCGGCGCCGACCAGATATCCGTCGTCCGGTCCCCGAAGCCGACCCCTTACTTCTCGGCGATCCCCGTCGTGGACCTCGCGGCGCCCGGCTCTGCCGAGGCGGTCGTCGGCGCCTGCGAGGAGTTCGGGTTCTTCAAGGTCACCAATCACGGGATCGCCGCGGAGCTCATCGACCGGCTGGAGGCCGTGGCGGTGGAGTTCTTCGCCTTACCGCCGGCCGAGAA GAGCAGTCGGGCCCGCGCGAACGGCGACGTCGGCTGGCTGGAGTACCTCCTCCTCGCGATCGGCAGCGCCTCGGCCGGCAGCCCCTCCTCCATTGCCTTCCTCCGGGAATCCTCCTCCCTCGCGTTCCG GTCGGCGTTGGGCGAGTACGTGGCGGCGGTCGAGAAGCTGGCGTGCGACGTGCTGGAGCGAATGGCGGAGGGGCTGAAAATCGAGCCGAGGAATGCGTTCAGCCGGCTGATAACCGACGAGGACAGCGATCAGTTTTTTAGGGTGAACCACTACCCGCCGTGCCCCCTGCTCAACGGCTTCGGCTGCAGCCTCACCGGCTTCGGCGAGCACACCGACCCCCAGATCCTTTCGCTGCTGCGGTCCAACAACACCGCCGGCCTCCAGATCGCGCTCCGGGACGGCCGGTGGGTCGCCGTCCCCTCCGACCGCGACTCCTTCTTCATCAATGTTGGTGACGCACTGCAG GTTATGACGAACGGACGGTTCCGGAGCGTGAGGCACAGGGTCTTGGCCGACGGACTGAAGTCCCGGGTCTCCATGATCTTCTTCGGAGGGCCGCCCTTGTCGCAGAGGATCGCGCCGCTGCCGCAGCTCATGAGAGAGGGGGAGCAGAGCCTGTACAAGGAGTTCACATGGGGTGAGTACAAGAAAGCTGCGTACAATTCAAGGCTAGCTGATAACAGGCTCGGACAGTTCGAGAAGAAGTAA